The following are encoded together in the Monodelphis domestica isolate mMonDom1 chromosome 5, mMonDom1.pri, whole genome shotgun sequence genome:
- the SHISA8 gene encoding protein shisa-8 isoform X2 — protein sequence MPMAKAAPWRPPSGPPPPPPLLLLLLLLASGGARGRAPLEAGAPPSPSPSPSPQASEVAPEAASEPPGGAGERCLGYYDVMGQWDPPFRCSTGPFRYCCGTCGYRFCCRSAPRRLAQSRCSNYDTPGWLQTGPPRSAAKPAPDGAPAGPGPPNPARDRAHVAVYSVCGAVALLALGAILTRLGLDKARSPRAERAGARALSDLLKQPGGSGPLPPALGNSVQVPMGDGLPRGSPRNGPESSPGRFYRRFPSVDVPVPSTVSLPPRVPGHHKDLPLLLDGCPWATPGPRAKGLRGGPPGPPACQAWAASRAPPRAPQGSRAPPSPAPRRPPAHVPKRQFSGEQLGEASGPPHTNSKAEVTV from the exons ATGCCTATGGCTAAGGCAGCGCCCTGGCGCCCGCCCTccgggccgccgccgccgccgccgctgctgctgctgctgctactgctggcGTCGGGGGGCGCGCGGGGCCGGGCGCCCCTGGAGGCCGGGGCCCCCCCCAGCCCGAGCCCGAGCCCGAGCCCCCAGGCCTCGGAGGTGGCGCCGGAGGCGGCCAGCGAACCTCCTGGGGGCGCGGGGGAGCGCTGCCTGGGCTACTACGACGTGATGGGCCAGTGGGACCCCCCATTCCGCTGCAGCACGGGCCCCTTCCGCTACTGCTGCGGCACGTGCGGCTACCGCTTCTGCTGCCGGAGCGCGCCGCGCCGCTTGGCCCAGAGCCGCTGCTCTAACTACGATACGCCGGGCTGGCTGCAGACCGGGCCCCCGCGTTCGGCCGCCAAGCCGGCCCCCGACGGCGCTCCCGCGGGCCCCGGGCCGCCCAACCCAGCCCGCGACCGCGCTCATGTGGCCGTGTACAGCGTGTGCGGGGCAGTGGCCCTGCTGGCGCTCGGGGCCATCCTCACGCGGCTGGGGCTGGACAAGGCGCGCAGTCCGCGCGCGGAGCGCGCCGGGGCCAG AGCTCTGAGCGACCTCCTGAAGCAGCCGGGCGGGTCCGGCCCGCTGCCGCCGGCCCTGGGGAACAGCGTTCAGGTGCCGATGGGCGACGGCCTTCCTCGGGGCTCCCCCCGCAACGGTCCAG AGAGCAGCCCCGGACGGTTCTACAGGCGCTTCCCTTCGGTGGACGTGCCCGTGCCCAGCACCGTGTCCCTGCCGCCCAGGGTGCCCGGGCACCACAAGGACCTGCCCCTGCTGCTGGACGGCTGCCCCTGGGCCACGCCGGGCCCCAGGGCCAAAGGCCTGAGAGGCGGCCCCCCGGGGCCCCCCGCCTGCCAGGCCTGGGCCGCTTCTCGGGCGCCCCCTCGGGCCCCCCAGGGGTCCCGGGCCCCGCCCTCCCCAGCCCCCCGGAGGCCCCCGGCCCACGTGCCCAAGCGCCAGTTCAGTGGGGAGCAGCTGGGCGAGGCCTCGGGCCCCCCGCACACCAACAGCAAAGCGGAGGTCACCGTGTGA
- the SHISA8 gene encoding protein shisa-8 isoform X1 has translation MPMAKAAPWRPPSGPPPPPPLLLLLLLLASGGARGRAPLEAGAPPSPSPSPSPQASEVAPEAASEPPGGAGERCLGYYDVMGQWDPPFRCSTGPFRYCCGTCGYRFCCRSAPRRLAQSRCSNYDTPGWLQTGPPRSAAKPAPDGAPAGPGPPNPARDRAHVAVYSVCGAVALLALGAILTRLGLDKARSPRAERAGARALSDLLKQPGGSGPLPPALGNSVQVPMGDGLPRGSPRNGPDTKQGKAASLGTPGAPSRLALQRPDYAGYATLKASESSPGRFYRRFPSVDVPVPSTVSLPPRVPGHHKDLPLLLDGCPWATPGPRAKGLRGGPPGPPACQAWAASRAPPRAPQGSRAPPSPAPRRPPAHVPKRQFSGEQLGEASGPPHTNSKAEVTV, from the exons ATGCCTATGGCTAAGGCAGCGCCCTGGCGCCCGCCCTccgggccgccgccgccgccgccgctgctgctgctgctgctactgctggcGTCGGGGGGCGCGCGGGGCCGGGCGCCCCTGGAGGCCGGGGCCCCCCCCAGCCCGAGCCCGAGCCCGAGCCCCCAGGCCTCGGAGGTGGCGCCGGAGGCGGCCAGCGAACCTCCTGGGGGCGCGGGGGAGCGCTGCCTGGGCTACTACGACGTGATGGGCCAGTGGGACCCCCCATTCCGCTGCAGCACGGGCCCCTTCCGCTACTGCTGCGGCACGTGCGGCTACCGCTTCTGCTGCCGGAGCGCGCCGCGCCGCTTGGCCCAGAGCCGCTGCTCTAACTACGATACGCCGGGCTGGCTGCAGACCGGGCCCCCGCGTTCGGCCGCCAAGCCGGCCCCCGACGGCGCTCCCGCGGGCCCCGGGCCGCCCAACCCAGCCCGCGACCGCGCTCATGTGGCCGTGTACAGCGTGTGCGGGGCAGTGGCCCTGCTGGCGCTCGGGGCCATCCTCACGCGGCTGGGGCTGGACAAGGCGCGCAGTCCGCGCGCGGAGCGCGCCGGGGCCAG AGCTCTGAGCGACCTCCTGAAGCAGCCGGGCGGGTCCGGCCCGCTGCCGCCGGCCCTGGGGAACAGCGTTCAGGTGCCGATGGGCGACGGCCTTCCTCGGGGCTCCCCCCGCAACGGTCCAG ACACAAAGCAGGGGAAGGCGGCCTCCCTGGGGACTCCCGGTGCGCCCTCCCGGCTGGCCCTGCAGCGGCCCGACTACGCCGGCTATGCCACCCTGAAGGCCTCAG AGAGCAGCCCCGGACGGTTCTACAGGCGCTTCCCTTCGGTGGACGTGCCCGTGCCCAGCACCGTGTCCCTGCCGCCCAGGGTGCCCGGGCACCACAAGGACCTGCCCCTGCTGCTGGACGGCTGCCCCTGGGCCACGCCGGGCCCCAGGGCCAAAGGCCTGAGAGGCGGCCCCCCGGGGCCCCCCGCCTGCCAGGCCTGGGCCGCTTCTCGGGCGCCCCCTCGGGCCCCCCAGGGGTCCCGGGCCCCGCCCTCCCCAGCCCCCCGGAGGCCCCCGGCCCACGTGCCCAAGCGCCAGTTCAGTGGGGAGCAGCTGGGCGAGGCCTCGGGCCCCCCGCACACCAACAGCAAAGCGGAGGTCACCGTGTGA